Part of the Brassica oleracea var. oleracea cultivar TO1000 chromosome C8, BOL, whole genome shotgun sequence genome is shown below.
TTAGGTTTTGTCCTCCTCTTGTTGATGTTGTAGGGTAGGGGTTCGAATACCTTACCCACTCGGACTGTGTCCTCTGTTAGAAATTCTAATGCAGAAGTGTGTTAAACCGAAAACATACCTTAGCCTAGTTTAGTGGTGAACACTACTTGATATAGTCGGATAAGAGTTGGGGATGAAATCACACACGGAAATCAACCACTTGTCACCGTTCAAGTGCATTTCTAGTTGATTCTTTAAAACTTTCTCTCTTTAAAACATTTTTCTCTCTCTCTCTATAATTATTATTCTTATTAATTGGATTGTTCTCTCTTTGCAATGTATCTTATTTATAGTAAAAAAGAGAGATGATACTCTAAACATGTAATTTGTTTTCGCTAAGGGTCGATTAGGATTAAACATAATACTCGCTATGTTTCTGAATAAATGTCACTTTGACACTTTTCAGACAAACTAAAAAAATAACGAAAATATATGTAAGTTGTTATTAATTACATTTTTACGACCAATAGTATTTGAGATAAATACAATTATTTATAAAACTAATACAGTTTGCAATTAATTTACACATGAAAATAAATATAATTTACATTGGAATCGTAAAGTAACACTTTTTGTGTAACAAAAAAAAAAATAGAATAACACTGAAAGGATGGAGTATATAGTAAGAGAAAATGCAAAGAAATTGTTTTTACATAGTTATACATAGAATCACAATATACACAAGAAAAATGTAGAATGCATTGGTAATTCATCATTTAATTTTCCAAAAGGATAAACTAAATGCAAGTATGAATACTTCATATACATGCTTTCCGGGAAGGCTGTTACTTGGAGCCTTTCTTAGCCTTTAAATCAGAGACAGCAGACTTGGCTAATGTTGAAGGCTTTAAGACACTTTTAGGGTTAAGTGCCTTTCGGATCTTGAAAGCAACCCACGCCGTTCCAAAAGCGTGTCCTGCTGCGTCCAGCCCTTCGTTAGTAGCCTCGGCTGCTTTTGTTCCATACCTGCAAAAATCCATGAGGTTTCATTAAATTCTAAGCCAGTTTTGATCATTTGCTAGAGATCACTCTTTGCTGTGAGATATATGATAGCTTTTATAGGAGATTGAAAAAACAATACTTGTGATCAACGAGTTCCGTTGTGACGGTTGATGAAGTCGACATGACGTTTTTTCCAGCCACTTCAACAGCATCACATATCTTGCCTGCAGAAATGAAAGAAGGCACAAGGTTACTACTGCCATGTGCCTCAAAAAAAAGAATGACACGATTCTGCATATAAGGGAAACAAAATTTTAGAAAACGTTTGGCAACTTCCACTCAGATATCCCCAAAAGAATAATGCTCCAGAGGTTATTGGCGTATATTTATCAAGGTAAGAAGCAGAACGAAACATCATATCAAGCAAGATCTAGAAAATGTCACTCGAAAAAGAAAAAAAAACTTGAAAGAACTTATAATCATCAGAAAGAAACAAGGATAAACAAGCATATGATTGTAAATGTTGATGAAAGAAAGAAAGCAAGGCAATTCATGATCAGGAAGTTTTTCCATGACCCTCCAGGCATGGGATAGAAAACTTGGGAAACCCAAAAAAAAAGCAATATACTACTTACTAAATCCATCGAGGGATGCAAGAATGATCTCTCCAGGCAAGAGGCCAAAAAACTTCTTTCCAGCTTTTGAGTTTGCCACCGAGCCAGTGATGAATCCCGAGACTTTGACAACACCAGAAAGAACACCAGTCGCCACTTTCTCCGTCATTTGTGTCACTCTCTTAACCCTTTACACAGAAACCGCAATAGAGAAATCAGCACAAGCACACAAATTGTTCGTTCAATAAAAAAACTACCGTAAGAATGCACACTGACTATATATATATTAAAAAGTCTCAACCTTTCTTCAGAACACAGAAGCATCTCTAACTACAAATGATACTAAACATCACCATACCTCTTGATTCTCCTCAACGTCTCAGGGCTAACATCTTTCTCCTTCTCGGCACGACTCAGCCTATTCTTCATAACCTCGTTTCCCCTCTTAAGCCTCTCCACAGTCACATCCCCACACCAAAGTATCCCTCTGATCAGCTGACCTGACCCAGAAGCTATCATCTTAGCAGTCTTGCTACTGTAATCCTCAATGTTAGGGGCGAGCGTGGTCCAATAAGCCGCACATTGACCCTCCACAATGTCCTTCCTATCACCCTTCAACTCCTCGGGAGAAGTCGCAGCAGCCATTGAGTTTCCAAGCACCTCTTCACCCTTGGCCTTCTCAGACATCCTCTGCTCGGCGAAACAGCAATAGTCCCTAAGAACCTGATCAAGCCCGTGTAACACGTTCTCTTGCCCTTTCGAAGCAATGGTCAACCCGTAGTTTAAGATCTCATCATCCGAATCGGATCCGGATTCCTTCGGCGGGTGGATCGAGAAGAAGTAATGCGATCCATCGACCTTGGTCGCCACCTCGCGTTTCGTTAACGGCCACTGGATCTCGTCAGCGACGTTGGCGAGAACGGCGACGATGTTCTCTCCCTGCACGATTCGGACGATGGTGAGATCGCCGCACGCGAGCTCGACGCTGTAGGATTTGTCGATGAGGTTGAGGATGGCGCCGGGGACTCGGATGAGAATCTCTTCGACAGCCTGCGGAGGAGCAGACGGTGGTTGGTTGTTGGATGAGACGGGAGGGTAGAGATTAGGGGAAGAAGAGACGTAAGGATTCGTCTGAGCGAAGGGGTTATCTGGAATAGATTGGTCGATTTCGGGATACATCGCCGGTCGTTGCTTACCGTCGGCAGCACCGTGAGAAGGGTTCATCTCCACTGCGTCGTCGTTGATTGAAATGAAATTTACTCGAAACGAGCAAAATATTTTGAAACTTGAAAAAGGGAATCAGTTTTAATTTCCAAAATAAATACTTGATTAATGGTTAACAAAAAATAAAAATTAATGAAAATAGTCATCCCCGCGGGTTTTGAGTCCCCATGCATTTGCCGACCAAAAAAAAAAAAAACTATTTTTCAAATGTGAACGCAAAATATGACAACCTTTCGTGATGTTGATTGGTAGGAGCATCTTTATTGCAAGAAACCCATTTGTGTTTCTTAAACATTATTTAAGTATATAAATGTAGTTAGTGGACTTAAGAACTCTAGTTAATAAACTAATCGATTTTGTGGCTCCAATGGTAGTTTTTTAATTAAGGGTTCTTAAAAAAAAATTTACTAAACTTTTTATTTTTAAGGGAGAATTGCCAAGTGTGACTCAAAACTTGGAGTCAAACCAAAACAATACCCCAACTTGGGTCAAAGGCAAAAGTAACCTAAAAGGCTATTGAAATTACAACTATCCCCTTGTGACCAAACAAAAAAACGGAATTTTTTTTACGTTTCTACCCCTCGCAAGTCGTCTGTTTAGACGACTTGAAAATAAGTCGTCCAGACGACTTAACTGAAAGTCGTCTGGACAGTTAGTCTTAAACATAATTTAAAAATTTTGTAAAAAATATTTTGATAAGTGAAAAATGGGAATTATGTAATTAACATATGTCTTAGGAGGTATAAATTAAGATATAACAAATTTCAATTGTTTTCAGCATAGATGAGTGAAAGTAGTGAGTCATGATATTCTTAAGTTTATGTTTCATCAACATATGTTGTAGTATTGTATGTGTTCTTAGGGTTAGATTTTGGAAAGCATTAAAACCGTTTTTGAAAATTTTTAAAATTACTTATGCGTGTTCATTTCTGTGTATAGTAAACACTATTTAAGTATAATTTGATTTTATAACGTGGTTAGTTAGTTAATCTAGTCATTTTAGT
Proteins encoded:
- the LOC106307211 gene encoding uncharacterized protein LOC106307211, which encodes MNPSHGAADGKQRPAMYPEIDQSIPDNPFAQTNPYVSSSPNLYPPVSSNNQPPSAPPQAVEEILIRVPGAILNLIDKSYSVELACGDLTIVRIVQGENIVAVLANVADEIQWPLTKREVATKVDGSHYFFSIHPPKESGSDSDDEILNYGLTIASKGQENVLHGLDQVLRDYCCFAEQRMSEKAKGEEVLGNSMAAATSPEELKGDRKDIVEGQCAAYWTTLAPNIEDYSSKTAKMIASGSGQLIRGILWCGDVTVERLKRGNEVMKNRLSRAEKEKDVSPETLRRIKRVKRVTQMTEKVATGVLSGVVKVSGFITGSVANSKAGKKFFGLLPGEIILASLDGFSKICDAVEVAGKNVMSTSSTVTTELVDHKYGTKAAEATNEGLDAAGHAFGTAWVAFKIRKALNPKSVLKPSTLAKSAVSDLKAKKGSK